In one window of Aphidius gifuensis isolate YNYX2018 linkage group LG4, ASM1490517v1, whole genome shotgun sequence DNA:
- the LOC122854974 gene encoding carboxypeptidase D-like — MFSNLFVLVIAILIISTATGHSLSSTSTIDNEDFITAQYTNYEELGKLFHHLEKQYPNLAKVHSIGQSVLNRELWVLEISENVNERDIGEPMVKYVANMHGDESVGRQLMVYLAQYLLANYANNQRVAHLVNTTDIFIMPSLNPDGFENSIEGYCESKNDYSGRENANHVDLNRNFPDKFVYTTKFTKKEKETLAMMAWIQSRPFVLSANFHGGAVVASYPFDSGIANECCTESRSPDDDIFKYLAHVYADNHDEMRRGNSCRPDSFSGGVTNGAYWYKVVGGMQDYNYVTSNTFEITFELSCCKYPKASEMPNQWKSNKESLIQYLEHVHMGIKGLVFDDKHRPIYGAKIVVSPIKQSITTTARGEYWRLLAPGKYIAYAEAWGYEPSETVNIQVEEESKLHVVNFHLKAKLLSPVGDQTAKIFKKIENIKRPRDEYGFYHPAKFIHHNYLKMEKMLKIMEKNYPNITRLYSIGKSVQGRELYVMEITKNPGKHDTNKPEVKYIGNMHGNEVIGRECILLLLKYLCENYGSDERTTKIVDSIRLHVMPSMNPDGYEISNEHNEMKGRENAHHVDLNRNFPDQYGQTRENKIAEPETKAVIDWIAKIPFVLSANLHGGALVANYPYDNNPNVSFDKTKENLSPDDAVFKAISLAYSNAHAKMHLGLPCQSPRQKGLLDESFPNGITNGAKWYPVPGGMQDYNYIHSNAFEITIELGCTKYPNASEIHSYWLDNREALLSFIEMARRGVHGVVTSSIGNPISRATISVDGIHHNIYTSENGDYWRMLVPGTYNITASAPGFESSTQIITISSNRESHQQELTLDFQLMRNDKNHWSSAYDFGIAKNLDPGYQKSIKINENMGQLAKQYNTVEFIAEGSLNSVAIHSLKITRNLGSPEENKIRIALVGGVFASQPIGREILMRLANHLVVAEKIDDPLVKRLLDDAVLHIIPILDPRFDNITESCNPSVDDEVGEKLITENDDSTNVQTLAFKRMLATEQFNVVIPILDEGFGVNYADDNLNVLKKLSEIYESSMNKESCEGTSSNSSALLANYIKDKYKTPVLAVSMSCCKYPPSDKIPIIWQQNLRPFKELLFNLATGIRVAVENIHGEPLRQGQVTIAAQVYYFSQNMAYFVKTLVPGKYSLIFSCPRYMTKTVEVVVKKHKMTEIKIQLIKIKSSELILPISNYQSKWMNENNEVNQFLNDLYVNHPNISKLQNVGITSTKANVMALQIAIQDDKNEKINRPNIVIMAGIGNGAPLTTKVLLKFATYLLINYSLISTIADILKRFNIFIVPNIHPTDNNFTCSTMSTKLKFPLSGEMGFDEQMIINWLIKINANFAVNLNTGSRHIEIPFSSKYGQPRDYQTYDEKILQKLAFRYTHSHPTMYRLYQKCVDDLRIEKDGVAHGGNVTPGGRPDSLLDYLYFNTTTLMLDVYISCCNTDNLDIWKNNKNSLLATIDAISEGVTGYVVSESGELIPGAVLSYDHSVHQVHSDRMGVYWLLLPAGKHTITVKAPGYSTATKIISTPDLKKFTLLIFTLQNSNIMGMPRIVFIIVASFICLLIVILIVICISKCQADKKTKLKNRRTYAFSLLRDGTSFFDDDEKEIEVFKRPIKDNVDAADNSLLEPTRPYFDEDNESSSEMESDLEFIKPEEN, encoded by the exons atgTTTTCGAATTTGTTTGTCCTGGTTATCGctattttgataatttcaaCAGCAACTGGTCACAGTCTTTCATCAACATCCACCATTGACAATGAGGATTTCATAACAGCTCAATATACAAATTATGAAGAACTTGGAaaactttttcatcatcttgaGAAGCAATATCCGAATCTTGCCAAAGTACATTCTATTGGTCAATCTGTCCTAAATCGTGAGCTCTGGGTATTGGAAATTTCAGAAAATGTCAATGAACGAGATATTGGCGAACCCATGGTCAAATATGTAGCTAACATGCATGGTGACGAATCAGTTGGTCGTCAGCTGATGGTTTATCTGGCCCAATATCTCCTCGCCAACTATGCTAATAATCAAAGAGTTGCTCATCTCGTTAACACTACAGACATCTTTATAATGCCATCATTAAATCCAGACggttttgaaaattcaatt GAAGGGTACTGTGAATCGAAAAATGACTATTCTGGTCGCGAGAATGCCAACCATGTTGATTTGAACCGTAATTTTCCTGACAAATTTGTTTACACAacgaaatttacaaaaaaagaaaaagaaacattGGCTATGATGGCATGGATACAAAGTCGACCCTTTGTACTCTCTGCAAACTTTCATGGTGGAGCTGTCGTTGCAAGCTACCCATTCGACTCGGG tATAGCTAATGAGTGTTGTACAGAAAGTAGATCCCCAGATGATGACATATTTAAATACCTTGCCCATGTCTATGCTGATAATCATGATGAGATGCGTAGAGGAAACTCATGTCGTCCTGACAGCTTTTCTGGTGGAGTCACTAATGGAGCATATTG gTACAAAGTTGTTGGTGGTATGCAAGATTACAATTATGTAACGTCAAATACTTTTGAAATAACATTCGAATTGAGCTGCTGTAAGTATCCAAAAGCTTCTGAAATGCCTAATCAATGGAAATCAAACAAGGAATCTTTGATTCAATATTTGGAACACGTACACATGGGTATTAAAG GATTGGTTTTCGATGATAAACACAGGCCAATTTATGGTGCCAAAATAGTAGTAAGCCCTATCAAACAAAGTATTACAACCACGGCACGGGGTGAATATTGGAGACTCTTAGCGCCTGGAAAATATATTGCTTATGCCGAAGCTTGGGG aTACGAACCAAGTGAAACAGTTAATATTCAAGTGGAAGAAGAGAGTAAACTACATGTTGTCAACTTTCATTTAAAAGCGAAACTATTGTCTCCCGTTGGTGATCAAACAG ctaaaattttcaaaaaaattgaaaatatcaaaaggCCTCGTGATGAATATGGTTTTTACCACCCAGCTAAATTCATCCAtcacaattatttgaaaatggaaaaaatgttaaaaataatggaGAAAAATTACCCAAACATAACCCGTCTATATAGTATTGGAAAGTCCGTTCAAGGTCGTGAATTATATGTTATGGAAATAACGAAAAATCCTGGTAAGCATGATACAAACAAACCAGAAGTCAAGTATATTGGTAATATGCATGGCAATGAAGTAATAGGACGggaatgtattttattattattgaaatatttgtgtGAAAATTATGGAAGTGATGAGagaacaacaaaaattgtCGACTCAATTAGACTTCATGTGATGCCTAGTATGAATCCAGATGGCtatgaaatatcaaatgaaCATAACGAGATGAAGGGACGTGAAAACGCTCACCATGTTGATTTGAACAGAAATTTTCCTGATCAATATGGACAAACAAGG gAAAACAAGATTGCCGAGCCAGAAACAAAAGCAGTCATTGATTGGATAGCTAAGATACCATTTGTACTGTCCGCTAATCTTCATGGTGGAGCTTTGGTTGCAAATTATCCATACGACAATAACCCAAACGTTTCTTTTGacaaaacaaaagaaaacCTTAGTCCTGATGATGCCGTTTTTAAGGCTATTTCGTTGGCGTATTCCAACGCTCATGCCAAGATGCATCTTGGACTGCCGTGCCAGTCGCCACGACAAAAAGGTCTGCTAGATGAGAGTTTTCCTAATGGCATTACAAATGGTGCTAAGTGGTATCCAGTTCCCGGTGGTATGCAAGATTACAATTATATCCATAGTAATGCATTTGAAATTACTATTGAACTCGGTTGTACCAAATATCCAAATGCCAGTGAGATTCACAGCTATTGGCTGGATAACAGAGAAGCTCTTCTATCATTTATTGAAATGGCGCGACGCGGTGTGCACGGAGTAGTGACCTCTTCTATCGGCAATCCAATATCTCGAGCTACAATATCCGTCGACGGTATCCATCACAATATTTACACATCAGAAAACGGTGATTATTGGAGAATGTTGGTTCCAGGCACTTACAATATCACAGCGAGTGCGCCAGGCTTTGAATCATCAACACAAATAATCACAATATCTTCGAATCGTGAGTCTCATCAACAAGAATTGACGCTCGATTTTCAACTTATGCGTAACGATAAGAACCACTG gTCATCTGCATATGATTTTGGAATCGCAAAGAATCTTGATCCCGGTTATCAAAAAAGTATCAAGATAAATGAAAACATGGGTCAACTCGCAAAACAGTATAAtactgttgaatttattgCTGAAGGTTCGCTCAATAGTGTAGCTATCCattcattgaaaataactCGAAACCTTGGCTCACCCGAGGAGAATAAAATCCGAATTGCGCTAGTTGGTGGTGTATTTGCCTCTCAACCAATTGGCCGTGAAATATTAATGCGCCTTGCTAATCATCTGGTGGTagctgaaaaaattgatgatccaCTGGTTAAGCGACTCTTAGATGATGCAGTCCTCCACATAATTCCAATTTTAGATCCTcgttttgataatataaccGAAAGCTGCAATCCTTCAGTTGACGATGAGGTGGGAGAAAAACTGATTACGGAAAATGATGATAGCACCAACGTCCAAACTTTAGCGTTCAAAAGAATGCTGGCTACAGAACAGTTCAACGTAGTTATTCCAATTTTAGATGAAGGTTTTGGTGTAAATTATGCTGATGATAATCTCAATGTGTTAAAAAAACTTTCTGAAATTTATGAATCATCAATGAACAAAGAATCTTGTGAGGGCACGAGTAGCAATTCAAGTGCTTTGCTCGCTAACTATATTAAGGATAAATATAAGACTCCGGTTCTAGCCGTGTCGATGTCATGCTGTAAGTATCCACCATCTGATAAAATACCTATTATTTGGCAGCAGAATTTACGGCCCTTCAAAGAACTACTTTTTAACCTTGCAACGGGAATCAGAGTTGctgttgaaaatattcatGGTGAGCCACTACGTCAAGGACAAGTAACGATTGCCGCTCAagtctattatttttctcaaaatatGGCGTATTTTGTGAAAACACTTGTGCCGGgaaaatattcattgatattttcatgCCCAAGATATATGACAAAAACTGTTGAAGTTGTTGtcaaaaaacacaaaatgACTGAgatcaaaattcaattaataaagataaagagttctgaattaattttaccaaTTTCAAATTACCAGAGTAAATGGATGAATGAAAACAATGaagtaaatcaatttttaaatgatttgtaTGTTAACCATCCAAACATATCCAAGTTACAAAACGTTGGAATTACATCTACAAAAGCTAACGTCATGGCGTTGCAAATAGCTATccaagatgataaaaatgaaaaaatcaatcggccaaatattgttattatggcAGGTATTGGTAATGGCGCACCGCTAACCACAAAAGTACTTCTTAAATTTGCGacttatttgttaataaattatagtcTCATATCAACTATCGctgatattttaaaacgatttaatatttttatcgtaCCAAATATACATCCAACAGATAACAATTTTACGTGTTCGACAATGTCAACGAAACTTAAATTTCCACTTTCCGGAGAAATGGGCTTCGACGaacaaatgattataaattggctcataaaaataaatgcaaactTTGCAGTTAACTTAAACACTGGATCCAGGCACATTGAAATAcctttttcaagtaaatacgGGCAGCCGAGAGACTATCAAACCTACGATGAAAAGATTTTACAAAAACTGGCATTCAGATATACGCATTCGCATCCGACAATGTACCGATTGTACCAGAAGTGTGTCGATGATTTGAGAATTGAGAAAGATGGTGTTGCCCACGGTGGCAATGTAACGCCAGGTGGTCGGCCTGACTCGCTGCTTGATTACTTGTATTTTAACACAACGACTCTTATGCTCGACGTTTACATTAGTTGTTGTAATACCGATAATCTTGACATCtggaaaaacaataaaaacagcCTTTTAGCAACGATTGACGCAATCTCTGAAGGGGTCACTGGCTACGTGGTTTCAGAATCTGGTGAATTAATTCCTGGGGCAGTTTTGTCTTATGATCATTCTGTTCATCAAGTTCACAGTGACAGAATGGGTGTCTACTGGCTTCTTCTTCCTGCTGGTAAACATACAATAACTGTCAAAGCTCCCGGTTACTCAACAGctacaaaaattatatcaacacCAGATCTCAAAAAGTTTACACTTCTAATAT